One Rana temporaria unplaced genomic scaffold, aRanTem1.1, whole genome shotgun sequence genomic window, ctgcctcccccccccgctAGGCCGAGgtcgcctgccccccccccccgctaggcCAAGGTCGCCTGCCCCACCCTACGCTGAGGTCGCCTCAGCGTAGGTTCTCtggtgggaaactgagtgttccgcctatcacggacaaggAGGCGGCGTGGCTTTTGTTACAGAATCAACAATCAGTGACATAAAACTTTGCGCCATTCTTCAACACTCACTTTTAAAGTGCTTTTCAGTGCTCGGATGCGGTGCAGCTTATCGTTGATGACGGGGTCGTTGCATCTTTTAATAAACGATCTCCGGAACTCCTGCTTGGTGGAAGGTCGCTGCTCCCCGAAGGCGGATAGGCTGGCTTGTTCCAAGGTCTTGTAGAGCTCCTCCAGGCCGTCTGTGCTGGAGCGGTTCTCGTTCTTACTGTCTGGAACAGATGCAGCATTTTATTGTCTACCCTCACATGTCTCAGGAGGCAGCAGAACAGGGTTTATATAAACACACAGACTTATAGTGGAATGTTTTTGGGCAGCTGACCATGACACCTACTTTGTGGACAACCCTCCAAATTATTAAGTCCAGCTGCCACCTGTGAGGGTGCTGGTTATACTCCATTGTATGTCCTACCagcacccttcacaggggacagCTGAACTCAATAATTTGGAGGGTTGTCTAAAGACATTCTAAGTTATTGTGCTTTTCTGTAACCGTTTCGGGAAGACTCTTATGTTCCATCATGACTGCGCCCCCGTGTACTAAActggctccataaagacatggtttgacctgTTCGGCGTGGAGCATCtccagtgtcctgcacagagccctgacctcaaccctactttacacctttgggatgaaatgccaactgtgagccaggtctttgCATCCAACATCATTACCTGACCTCACTTATGGGTGCAAttcccacacacaccctccaggGTTATGTAAAAAGCTTTCCGAGAAGAGtggagccagctccataaagacatgggttggccAGTATGGActtgctccataaagacatgggttggccagctccataaagacatggggtggaccagctccataaagacatggggtggaccagctccataaagacatggggtggaccagctccataaagacatgggtggaccagctccataaagacatggggtggaccagctccataaagacatggggtggaccagctccataaagacatggggtggaccagctccataaagacatggggtggaccagctccataaagacatggggtggaccagctccataaagacatggggtggaccagctccataaagacatggggtggaccagctccataaagacatggggtggaccagctccataaagacatggggtggaccagctccataaagacatggggtggaccagctccataaagacatgggttggaccagctccataaagacatgggttggaccagctccataaagacatgggttggaccagctccataaagacatgggttggaccagctccataaagacatgggttggaccagctccataaagacatgggttggaccagctccataaagacatgggttggaccagctccataaagacatgggttggaccagctccataaagacatgggttggaccagctccataaagacatgggttggaccagctccataaagacatgggttggcccagctccataaagacatgggttggcccagctccataaagacatgggttggcccagctccataaagacatgggttggcccagctccataaagacatgggttggcccagctccataaagacatgggttggcccagctccataaagacatgggttgggccagctccataaagacatggtgtgggcccagctccataaagacatggtgtgggcccagctccataaagacatggtgtgggcccagctccataaagacatggtgtgggcccagctccataaagacatggtgtgggcccagctccataaagacatggtgtgggcccagctccataaagacatggtgtgggcccagctccataaagacatggtgtgggcccagctccataaagacatggtgtgggcccagctccataaagacatggtgtgggcccagctccataaagacatggtgtgggcccagctccataaagacatggtgtgggcccagctccataaagacatggtgtgggcccagctccataaagacatggtgtgggcccagctccataaagacatggtgtgggcccagctccataaagacatggtgtgggcccagctccataaagacatggtgtgggcccagctccataaagacatggtgtgggcccagctccataaagacatggtgtgggcccagctccataaagacatggtgtgggcccagctccataaagacatggtgtgggcccagctccataaagacatggtgtgggcccagctccataaagacatggtgtgggcccagctccataaagacatggtgtgggcccagctccataaagacatggtgtgggcccagctccataaagacatggtgtgggcccagctccataaagacatggtgtgggcccagctccataaagacatggtgtgggcccagctccataaagacatggtgtgggcccagctccataaagacatggtgtgggcccagctccataaagacatggtgtgggcccagctccataaagacatggtgtgggcccagctccataaagacatggtgtgggcccagctccataaagacatggtgtgggcccagctccataaagacatggtgtgggcccagctccataaagacatggtgtgggcccagctccataaagacatggtgtgggcccagctccataaagacatggtgtgggcccagctccataaagacatggtgtgggcccagctccataaagacatggtgtgggcccagctccataaagacatggtgtgggcccagctccataaagacatggtgtgggcccagctccataaagacatggtgtgggcccagctccataaagacatggtgtgggcccagctccataaagacatggtgtgggcccagctccataaagacatggtgtgggcccagctccataaagacatggtgtgggcccagctccataaagacatggtgtgggcccagctccataaagacatggtgtgggcccagctccataaagacatggtgtgggcccagctccataaagacatggtgtgggcccagctccataaagacatggtgtgggcccagctccataaagacatggtgtgggcccagctccataaagacatggtgtgggcccagctccataaagacatggtgtgggcccagctccataaagacatggtgtgggcccagctccataaagacatggtgtgggcccagctccataaagacatggtgtgggcccagctccataaagacatggtgtgggcccagctccataaagacatggtgtgggcccagctccataaagacatggtgtgggcccagctccataaagacatggtgtgggcccagctccataaagacatggggtgggcccagctccataaagacatggggtgggcccagctccataaagacatggggtgggcccagctccataaagacatggggtgggcccagctccataaagacatggggtgggcccagctccataaagacatggggtgggcccagctccataaagacatggggtgggcccagctccataaagacatggggtgggcccagctccataaagacatggtgtgggcccagctccataaagacatggtgtgggcccagctccataaagacatggtgtgggcccagctccataaagacatggtgtgggcccagctccataaagacatggggtgggcccagctccataaagacatggggtgggcccagctccataaagacatggggtgggcccagctccataaagacatggggtgggcccagctccataaagacatggggtgggcccagctccataaagacatggggtgggcccagctccataaagacatggggtgggcccagctccataaagacatggggtgggcccagctccataaagacatggggtgggcccagctccataaagacatggggtgggcccagctccataaagacatggggtgggcccagctccataaagacatggggtgggcccagctccataaagacatggggtggaCCAGCCTGGTGTGGGGGGAACtcgagagccctgacctcaaccctactgagcacctttgggataaatcgGGAAGCATACGGCAAGTCAAGTCTTCTCATCcatcatcagtacctgacctcatctATGAAGACAATTCCCACACACATCCTTTAAAATCGAATGATAAGAAAGGAAATACATTTGACTTTTCTTTTCAAATAGTGTGAAGATAAAGGTCCCTTCATTCATTTTTACCTTCTCTACTGGAACTGCTGTGCTTCCTCTTCGGTAATTCATCTTCCATCTTTTCCTCTAGTGGTTCTGTGTTGTTATTCCCTCGGTTCTTCCCCCTCCCATCCCTGTTCCTCGGCAAGCTTTGGCTGCGCTGTTTCTGCGTTCGGGCGTGCGCCGTGTGACTCCGGGGACACTCTGCTAGGGGGAAGGGCCCGTCTCTTTCATGGTTATGGCGCCTCTGGACCGGTAGCGTGGCTTGTTTGCGCCTTTCTGGTGACATCGCCATCCTGCCCCCCACATGCTCCGAATCGGAGGGCACCGTCTGCAGGAAGTGAAGGCCGGAACTGGTCAGGGGCGTCTCTATTAAATCTTGCCAAGACCGGCGCTCTCTATAGGTGGGGCGACACCCCGAGGAGTGCGTGCTGCCGGTGGCGTCCTGCCGCGACTCCTCTGCGGAGGAATGGGAGTAGGTGGACTCGCTGGAAAAGTGGCGCCCCCCGTGTTTCTGTTCAGGGAAGGGACTCGAAGAATTGCCCTGAGAAAACAAAGTCATGATTTTCTAGGTAAAGCATACATTGCAAAAATACAAATACCCAAATTATTTATGTCATTATCattaattcgtaacttcggataaattcgtattcgttacattcat contains:
- the LOC120923205 gene encoding connector enhancer of kinase suppressor of ras 2-like, which translates into the protein MTLFSQGNSSSPFPEQKHGGRHFSSESTYSHSSAEESRQDATGSTHSSGCRPTYRERRSWQDLIETPLTSSGLHFLQTVPSDSEHVGGRMAMSPERRKQATLPVQRRHNHERDGPFPLAECPRSHTAHARTQKQRSQSLPRNRDGRGKNRGNNNTEPLEEKMEDELPKRKHSSSSREDSKNENRSSTDGLEELYKTLEQASLSAFGEQRPSTKQEFRRSFIKRCNDPVINDKLHRIRALKSTLKAKEGDLSVINCLLDDAVFSSKKFRDWKQKNFEFFMDICEYSGTLKPQNGASELAAPQLTHTHSFIETHV